The Drechmeria coniospora strain ARSEF 6962 chromosome 02, whole genome shotgun sequence genome has a segment encoding these proteins:
- a CDS encoding succinyl-CoA synthetase beta chain, which produces MVRGTAEHTSQAPNAIVSGKRPPVTNSSATRRAGPASLGNAAAADAGLGPARSIAASVRTSARIVPVSRDACWLLRLWPSPPTPTPWPPRGCRRRAFPASHTRSCAPMRGDGRADEASIRADSPQVLVPQYGRGHDPHHRRHRLTRHSQSGAPVPRGRLVRTVTEAKTAIDEFGPGCRITPQLLPRARVYGRLGGGGRCAGQVVCGPEHGQLVASEMLGQGGRGRQDGLVVGELYVTQSVEAASEWYLAMAIDRESCSPTIAISKKGGRDIDVIARDHPPTLFAFPFQLSRGLTAEVLSSIASELSLSSRERRHLERILQAMHGIFSRRDATLLEINPLVRTADERFLCVDTNFTFDGAAAGRQAELSALRDGSQEVADELEAERHGLVYVKMDGNIGTVVNGAGLAMATNDAVGFCGGASANFLDAGGKATEETMQKAFAIVTRDPTVRAILVNIYGGITRCDMIAASILGASRQMDMRVPMVVRLQGTNAERGLKMLEAADLGLHVESDFGRAAQLVVELANATVVDGEK; this is translated from the exons ATGGTGCGCGGCACGGCTGAACACACCTCACAGGCACCAAACGCCATCGTGAGCGGCAAAAGACCTCCTGTCACAAACTCTTCTGCTACCCGTCGTGCCGGCCCCGCATCGCTCGGGaacgcagccgccgccgatgctgGTTTGGGCCCAGCCAGATCGATTGCCGCGTCGGTGCGAACCTCTGCCCGCATCGTGCCCGTCTCGCGGGACGCGTGCTGGCTCCTCCGCCTCTGGCCCTCACcgccaacgccaacgccatggccacccagaggctgccgtcgacgagctttTCCCGCATCGCACACAAGGTCATGCGCACCCATGAGAGGAGATGGTCGTGCCGATGAAGCCAGCATCCGAGCTGACTCTCCGCAGGTGCTCGTGCCGCAG TACGGACGTGGCCATGACCCCCAtcaccgccgccaccgtctgACCCGTCACTCGCAGTCTGGCGCTCCGGTTCCGCGAGGCCGCCTTGTTCGTACCGTGACGGAGGCAAAGACGGCCATCGATGAGTTCG GACCTGGCTGTCGCATCACGCCGCAGCTTCTGCCTCGAGCCCGAGTGTATGGTCGGCTCGGAGGGGGTGGCCGATGCGCCGGCCAGGTCGTCTGTGGCCCCGAGCACGGCCAGCTCGTCGCGTCCGAGATGCTTGGCCAAGGAGGGCGCGGGCGACaagatggcctcgtcgtcggcgagctctaCGTCACGCAgtcggtcgaggccgcgTCGGAATGGTAtctcgccatggccatcgACAGGGAAAGCTGCTCTCCGACCATTGCCATCTCCAAGAAGGGTGGCCGTGACATCGACGTCATCGCCCGGGACCATCCACCGACCCTCTTTGCTTTTCCCTTCCAGCTATCCCGAGggctgacggccgaggtgctTTCGAGCATCGCGTCGGAGCTTTCGCTCTCATCGCGGGAGAGGCGGCATCTCGAGCGGATCCTCCAAGCCATGCACGGCATCTTTTCGCGACGGGACGCCACGCTGCTCGAGATCAACCCCCTCGTGcgcaccgccgacgagcgctTCCTCTGCGTCGACACCAATTTCACCtttgacggcgccgccgccggacggCAGGCGGAACTCTCGGCGCTGCGCGACGGGAGCCAggaggtggccgacgagctcgaggccgagcggcACGGGCTCGTCTACGTCAAGATGGACGGCAACATCGGCACCGTGGTGAACGGGGCGGGcctggcgatggcgaccaACGACGCCGTTGGCTTCTGCGGCGGCGCGAGCGCCAACTTTTtggacgccggcggcaaggcgacCGAGGAGACGATGCAGAAGGCGTTTGCCATTGTCACGCGAGACCCGACCGTCCGGGCCATCCTCGTCAACATCTACGGAG GCATCACCCGATGCGACATGATAGCCGCGTCCATCCTGGGCGCGAGCCGGCAGATGGACATGCGCGTGCCCATGGTCGTGCGCCTGCAGGGCACCAACGCGGAACGCGGCCTGAAGATG ctcgaggccgccgacctgGGATTGCACGTCGAGTCGGACTTTGGGCGCGCAgcccagctcgtcgtcgagcttgcgAATGCGAcggtcgtcgatggcgagaaGTGA